The Electrophorus electricus isolate fEleEle1 chromosome 19, fEleEle1.pri, whole genome shotgun sequence genome has a segment encoding these proteins:
- the LOC118240091 gene encoding proline-rich protein 36 isoform X4, which yields MNHQIRHVEKRYHGLKNQGATCYLNSVLQCLFMTKEFRKAIESFKQGPRFFIQQSDDLLTQLQKLFENLQVVNGTTEEITHSLCIRSVYEQQDAVEYFQKILKAVGPQVNKDFEGKMSNRSKCLNGHVFQERYPFITVPLAIEAGHDELYTVRQGLEAFFKHSKLDEDNWLYCDECDQKTETETWNEIEEFPTILTLHLKRFDYDFVEMRHVKNGCPMDIPLSIDIEDCEYVLYAVINHNGGYSSGHYNAIIKSFEDDMWYCFDDSSVTKDSKNSLKHSRLAYLLMYRKSAPPTDAGPAASSVICAPEGAPPLDTGPAVSCTPYSHVDIPPTEAGPVAASAHCTPEDTPPLEAGHAVFCVSCTLEGTSSLDTGPAASCTPCSPAEAPPTEAGPVIPCAHCAPEDTPPLERGPAALCVPCAPEGAPPLDTGPAVSCTPYSPVDIPPTEAGPVAASAHCTPENTPPLEAGSAVSCVSCTPEGTSSPNTGPAAACTPCPPAEAPPLEAGPAALHVPCAPEGAPPLDTGPAVSCTPCSPVDTPRTKAGILHPAASYTPEGTSCPDAGPNVSCVPCLPVEASSSEADPAAPCAPEGTPPLEAGPAASYTPCAPEDTPPLEAGSAVSCVSCAPEGTSSPNTDPAAACTPCPPAEAPPLEAGPAALCVPCAPEGAPPLDIGPAVSCTPYSPVDIPPKEAGPVAASAHCTPENTLPLEAGSAVSRVSCVPEGIPPLEAGPAALRMPCAPEGAPPLDTGPAVSCTPCSPVDTPRTKAGILHPAASYTPEGTSCPDAGPNVSCVPCLPVEASPSEADPAAPCAPEGTPPLEAGPAASYTPCAPEDTPPLEAGSAVSCVSCAPEGTSSPNTGPAAACTPCSPAEAPPLEAGPAALCVPCAPEGAPPLDIGPTVSCTPYSPVDIPPTEAGPVAASAHCTPEDTPPLEAGSAVSCVSCVPEGIPPLEAGPAALRMPCAPEGAPPLDTGPAVSCTPCSPVDTPRTKAGILHPAASYTPEGTSCPDAGPNVSCVPCLPVEASPSEADPAAPCAPEGTPPLEAGPAASYTPCAPEDTPPLEAGSAVSCVSCAPEGTSSPNTDPAAACTPCPPAEAPPLEAGPAALCVPCAPEGAPPLDIGPAVSCTPYSPVHIPPKEAGPVAASAHCTPEDTPPLEAGSAVSCVSCAPEGTSSPNTGPAAACTPCSPAEAPPLEAGPAALCVPCAPEGAPPLDIGPTVSCTPYSPVDIPPTEAGPVAASAHCTPEDTPPLEAGSAVSCVSCVPEGIPPLEAGPAALRMPCAPEGAPPLDTGPAVSCTPCSPVDTPRTKAGILHPAASYTPEGTSCPDAGPNVSCVPCSPVEASPSEADPAAPCAPEGTPPLEAGPAASYTPCAPEDTPPLEAGSAVSCVSCAPEGTSSPNTDPAAACTPCPPAEAPPLEAGPAALCVPCAPEGAPPLDIGPAVSCTPYSPVHIPPKEAGPVAASAHCAPEDTLPLEAGSAVSCVSCAPEGTSSPNTGPAAACTPCSPAEAPPLEAGPAALCVPCAPEGAPPLDIGPTVSCTPYSPVDIPPTEAGPVAASAHCTPEDTPPLEAGSAVSCVSCVPEGIPPLEAGPAALRMPCAPEGAPPLDTGPAVSCTPCSPVDTPLTKAGILHPAASYTPEGTSCPDAGPNVSCVPCSPVEASPSEADPAAPCAPEGTPPLEAGPAASYTPCAPEDTPPLEAGSAVSCVSCAPEGTSSPNTDPAAACTPCPPAEAPPLEAGPAALCVPCAPEGAPPLDIGPAVSCTPYSPVHIPPKEAGPVAASAHCAPEDTLPLEAGSAVSCVSCAPEGTSSPNTGPAAACTPCSPAEAPPLEAGPAALCVPCAPEGAPPLDIGPTVSCTPYSPVDIPPTEAGPVAASAHCTPEDTPPLEAGSAVSCVSCVPEGIPPLEAGPAALRMPCAPEGAPPLDTGPAVSCTPCSPVDTPRTKAGILHPAASYTPEGTSCPDAGPNVSCVPCSPVEASPSEADPAAPCAPEGTPPLEAGPAASYTPCTPEGTSSPDTGPAASCVPYLPAGVPPTEAGPVAVSAHCSHEDTPPLEASPAVSCVSYTPEGTSSPVLHRAYMGAPS from the exons ACACGTTGAAAAGCGATACCATGGGTTGAAAAATCAGGGTGCTACCTGCTACCTGAACAGTGTGCTGCAGTGTCTCTTCATGACCAAAGAGTTCAGAAAAGCTATAGAGAG TTTTAAGCAAGGTCCAAGGTTCTTTATTCAACAAAGTGATGATCTGTTGACACAACTACAAAAACTCTTTGAGAACCTACAAGTGGTTAATGGCACTACTGAGGAGATAACTCATAGCCTGTGCATTAGAAGTG TTTATGAACAGCAAGACGCAGTGGAATACTTTCAGAAAATCTTAAAAGCAGTTGGGCCACAAGTGAACAAG GACTTTGAAGGGAAAATGAGTAACAGAAGTAAATGTCTAAATGGCCATGTATTTCAAGAGAGGTATCCCTTCATCACAGTCCCTTTAGCCATAGAGGCTGGGCATGATGAATTGTACACTGTG AGACAGGGACTGGAAGCGTTTTTCAAACATTCAAAGTTAGATGAAGACAACTGGTTGTATTGTGACGAATGTGaccaaaaaacagaaacagagact TGGAATGAAATAGAGGAGTTTCCTACTATCCTAACTCTGCACTTGAAGAGGTTTGACTATGACTTTGTGGAGATGAGGCATGTGAAGAATGGCTGTCCCATGGATATTCCCCTGAGTATAGACATTGAA gATTGTGAATATGTTCTTTATGCAGTTATTAACCACAATGGGGGATATAGTTCAGGTCACTATAATGCTATCATCAAGTCATTTGAGGATGACATGTGGTACTGCTTTGATGACTCTTCTGTTACAAAG GATTCAAAGAACTCCCTCAAACA cTCGCGGCTGGCCTATTTACTGATGTACAGAAAAA GTGCACCTCCCACAGACGCAGGCCCTGCTGCGTCCAGTGTGATCTGCGCTCCTGAGGGTGCTCCTCCTCTAGACACAGGCCCTGCTGTGTCATGCACACCATACTCTCATGTGGACATTCCTCCTACAGAAGCAGGCCCTGTTGCAGCCAGTGCTCACTGCACTCCTGAAGACACTCCTCCTCTAGAAGCAGGCCATGCTGTATTCTGTGTCTCCTGCACTCTTGAGGGCACTTCCTCTCTAGACACAGGCCCAGCTGCATCGTGCACACCATGCTCGCCTGCAGAAGCTCCTCCTACAGAAGCAGGCCCTGTTATACCCTGTGCTCACTGTGCTCCTGAAGACACTCCTCCTCTAGAAAGAGGCCctgctgcattgtgtgtgcCCTGCGCTCCTGAGGGTGCTCCTCCTCTAGACACAGGCCCTGCTGTGTCATGCACACCATACTCTCCTGTGGACATTCCTCCTACAGAAGCAGGCCCTGTTGCAGCCAGTGCTCACTGCACTCCTGAAAACACTCCTCCTCTAGAAGCAGGCTCTGCTGTATCCTGTGTCTCCTGCACTCCTGAGGGCActtcctctccaaacacaggCCCAGCTGCAGCATGCACACCATGCCCGCCTGCAGAAGCTCCTCCTCTAGAAGCAGGTCCTGCTGCATTGCACGTGCCCTGTGCTCCTGAGGGTGCTCCTCCTCTAGACACAGGCCCTGCTGTGTCATGCACACCATGCTCTCCTGTGGATACTCCTCGTACAAAAGCAGGCATCCTGCATCCTGCTGCATCCTACACTCCCGAAGGCACTTCCTGTCCAGATGCAGGCCCAAATGTGTCTTGTGTGCCATGCTTGCCTGTGGAAGCTTCTTCTTCGGAAGCAGACCCTGCTGCACCCTGCGCTCCTGAGGGCACGCCACCTTTAGAAGCAGGCCCTGCTGCTTCCTATACGCCCTGTGCTCCTGAAGACACTCCTCCTCTAGAAGCAGGCTCTGCTGTATCCTGTGTCTCCTGCGCTCCTGAGGGCActtcctctccaaacacagacCCAGCTGCAGCGTGCACACCATGCCCGCCTGCAGAAGCTCCTCCTCTAGAAGCAGGCCctgctgcattgtgtgtgcCCTGTGCTCCTGAGGGTGCTCCTCCTCTAGACATAGGCCCTGCTGTGTCATGCACACCATACTCTCCTGTGGACATTCCTCCTAAAGAAGCAGGCCCTGTTGCAGCCAGTGCTCACTGCACTCCTGAAAACACTCTTCCTCTAGAAGCAGGCTCTGCTGTATCCCGTGTGTCCTGCGTTCCTGAAGGCATTCCTCCTCTAGAAGCAGGCCCTGCTGCATTGCGCATGCCCTGCGCTCCTGAGGGTGCTCCTCCTCTAGACACAGGCCCTGCTGTGTCGTGCACACCATGCTCTCCTGTGGATACTCCTCGTACAAAAGCAGGCATCCTGCATCCTGCTGCATCCTACACTCCCGAAGGCACTTCCTGTCCAGATGCAGGCCCAAATGTGTCTTGTGTGCCATGCTTGCCTGTGGAAGCTTCTCCTTCGGAAGCAGACCCTGCTGCACCCTGCGCTCCTGAGGGCACTCCACCTTTAGAAGCAGGCCCTGCTGCTTCCTATACGCCCTGTGCTCCTGAAGACACTCCTCCTCTAGAAGCAG GCTCTGCTGTATCCTGTGTCTCCTGCGCTCCTGAGGGCActtcctctccaaacacaggCCCAGCTGCAGCGTGCACACCATGCTCGCCTGCAGAAGCTCCTCCTCTAGAAGCAGGCCctgctgcattgtgtgtgcCCTGCGCTCCTGAGGGTGCTCCTCCTCTAGACATAGGCCCTACTGTGTCATGCACACCATACTCTCCTGTGGACATTCCTCCTACAGAAGCAGGCCCTGTTGCAGCCAGTGCTCACTGCACTCCTGAAGACACTCCTCCTCTAGAAGCAGGCTCTGCTGTATCCTGTGTGTCCTGCGTTCCTGAAGGCATTCCTCCTCTAGAAGCAGGCCCTGCTGCATTGCGCATGCCCTGCGCTCCTGAGGGTGCTCCTCCTCTAGACACAGGCCCTGCTGTGTCGTGCACACCATGCTCTCCTGTGGATACTCCTCGTACAAAAGCAGGCATCCTGCATCCTGCTGCATCCTACACTCCCGAAGGCACTTCCTGTCCAGATGCAGGCCCAAATGTGTCTTGTGTGCCATGCTTGCCTGTGGAAGCTTCTCCTTCGGAAGCAGACCCTGCTGCACCCTGCGCTCCTGAGGGCACTCCACCTTTAGAAGCAGGCCCTGCTGCTTCCTATACGCCCTGTGCTCCTGAAGACACTCCTCCTCTAGAAGCAGGCTCTGCTGTATCCTGTGTCTCCTGCGCTCCTGAGGGCActtcctctccaaacacagacCCAGCTGCAGCGTGCACACCATGCCCGCCTGCAGAAGCTCCTCCTCTAGAAGCAGGCCctgctgcattgtgtgtgcCCTGCGCTCCTGAGGGTGCTCCTCCTCTAGACATAGGCCCTGCTGTGTCATGCACACCATACTCTCCTGTGCACATTCCTCCTAAAGAAGCAGGCCCTGTTGCAGCCAGTGCTCACTGCACTCCTGAAGACACTCCTCCTCTAGAAGCAGGCTCTGCTGTATCCTGTGTCTCCTGCGCTCCTGAGGGCActtcctctccaaacacaggCCCAGCTGCAGCGTGCACACCATGCTCGCCTGCAGAAGCTCCTCCTCTAGAAGCAGGCCctgctgcattgtgtgtgcCCTGCGCTCCTGAGGGTGCTCCTCCTCTAGACATAGGCCCTACTGTGTCATGCACACCATACTCTCCTGTGGACATTCCTCCTACAGAAGCAGGCCCTGTTGCAGCCAGTGCTCACTGCACTCCTGAAGACACTCCTCCTCTAGAAGCAGGCTCTGCTGTATCCTGTGTGTCCTGCGTTCCTGAAGGCATTCCTCCTCTAGAAGCAGGCCCTGCTGCATTGCGCATGCCCTGCGCTCCTGAGGGTGCTCCTCCTCTAGACACAGGCCCTGCTGTGTCGTGCACACCATGCTCTCCTGTGGATACTCCTCGTACAAAAGCAGGCATCCTGCATCCTGCTGCATCCTACACTCCCGAAGGCACTTCCTGTCCAGATGCAGGCCCAAATGTGTCTTGTGTGCCATGCTCGCCTGTGGAAGCTTCTCCTTCGGAAGCAGACCCTGCTGCACCCTGTGCTCCTGAAGGCACTCCACCTTTAGAAGCAGGCCCTGCTGCTTCCTATACGCCCTGTGCTCCTGAAGACACTCCTCCTCTAGAAGCAGGCTCTGCTGTATCCTGTGTCTCCTGCGCTCCTGAGGGCActtcctctccaaacacagacCCAGCTGCAGCGTGCACACCATGCCCGCCTGCAGAAGCTCCTCCTCTAGAAGCAGGCCctgctgcattgtgtgtgcCCTGCGCTCCTGAGGGTGCTCCTCCTCTAGACATAGGCCCTGCTGTGTCATGCACACCATACTCTCCTGTGCACATTCCTCCTAAAGAAGCAGGCCCTGTTGCAGCCAGTGCTCACTGCGCTCCTGAAGACACTCTTCCTCTAGAAGCAGGCTCTGCTGTATCCTGTGTCTCCTGCGCTCCTGAGGGCActtcctctccaaacacaggCCCAGCTGCAGCGTGCACACCATGCTCGCCTGCAGAAGCTCCTCCTCTAGAAGCAGGCCctgctgcattgtgtgtgcCCTGCGCTCCTGAGGGTGCTCCTCCTCTAGACATAGGCCCTACTGTGTCATGCACACCATACTCTCCTGTGGACATTCCTCCTACAGAAGCAGGCCCTGTTGCAGCCAGTGCTCACTGCACTCCTGAAGACACTCCTCCTCTAGAAGCAGGCTCTGCTGTATCCTGTGTGTCCTGCGTTCCTGAAGGCATTCCTCCTCTAGAAGCAGGCCCTGCTGCATTGCGCATGCCCTGCGCTCCTGAGGGTGCTCCTCCTCTAGACACAGGCCCTGCTGTGTCGTGCACACCATGCTCTCCTGTGGATACTCCTCTTACAAAAGCAGGCATCCTGCATCCTGCTGCATCCTACACTCCCGAAGGCACTTCCTGTCCAGATGCAGGCCCAAATGTGTCTTGTGTGCCATGCTCGCCTGTGGAAGCTTCTCCTTCGGAAGCAGACCCTGCTGCACCCTGTGCTCCTGAAGGCACTCCACCTTTAGAAGCAGGCCCTGCTGCTTCCTATACGCCCTGTGCTCCTGAAGACACTCCTCCTCTAGAAGCAGGCTCTGCTGTATCCTGTGTCTCCTGCGCTCCTGAGGGCActtcctctccaaacacagacCCAGCTGCAGCGTGCACACCATGCCCGCCTGCAGAAGCTCCTCCTCTAGAAGCAGGCCctgctgcattgtgtgtgcCCTGCGCTCCTGAGGGTGCTCCTCCTCTAGACATAGGCCCTGCTGTGTCATGCACACCATACTCTCCTGTGCACATTCCTCCTAAAGAAGCAGGCCCTGTTGCAGCCAGTGCTCACTGCGCTCCTGAAGACACTCTTCCTCTAGAAGCAGGCTCTGCTGTATCCTGTGTCTCCTGCGCTCCTGAGGGCActtcctctccaaacacaggCCCAGCTGCAGCGTGCACACCATGCTCGCCTGCAGAAGCTCCTCCTCTAGAAGCAGGCCctgctgcattgtgtgtgcCCTGCGCTCCTGAGGGTGCTCCTCCTCTAGACATAGGCCCTACTGTGTCATGCACACCATACTCTCCTGTGGACATTCCTCCTACAGAAGCAGGCCCTGTTGCAGCCAGTGCTCACTGCACTCCTGAAGACACTCCTCCTCTAGAAGCAGGCTCTGCTGTATCCTGTGTGTCCTGCGTTCCTGAAGGCATTCCTCCTCTAGAAGCAGGCCCTGCTGCATTGCGCATGCCCTGCGCTCCTGAGGGTGCTCCTCCTCTAGACACAGGCCCTGCTGTGTCGTGCACACCATGCTCTCCTGTGGATACTCCTCGTACAAAAGCAGGCATCCTGCATCCTGCTGCATCCTACACTCCCGAAGGCACTTCCTGTCCAGATGCAGGCCCAAATGTGTCTTGTGTGCCATGCTCGCCTGTGGAAGCTTCTCCTTCGGAAGCAGACCCTGCTGCACCCTGTGCTCCTGAAGGCACTCCACCTTTAGAAGCAGGCCCTGCTGCTTCCTATACACCCTGCACCCCTGAAGGCACTTCCTCTCCAGACACAGGCCCAGCTGCATCTTGTGTACCATACTTGCCTGCAGGAGTTCCTCCTACAGAAGCAGGCCCTGTTGCAGTCAGTGCTCACTGCTCTCATGAAGACACTCCTCCTCTAGAAGCAAGCCCTGCTGTATCCTGTGTGTCCTACACTCCTGAAGGCACTTCATCTCCTGTGCTGCATCGTGCTTACATGGGGGCACCATCCTAG